Below is a window of Phoenix dactylifera cultivar Barhee BC4 chromosome 7, palm_55x_up_171113_PBpolish2nd_filt_p, whole genome shotgun sequence DNA.
ACCTCCCCCCCTTTAATTATTTATATGTAACATAGGACGACACCAAGTCAGTCAACGAGATCATGCTGCAATTCCAATTTCAACAAACCACCATCATGAGATTTGAATCCCATCCTGCTGCAAGTCCGCATGGGTCGCTTCCTCCGCCACCACCGCCTGATCTTCCTCCTTACAGAACTCGCGGATAACATTGCTGTTGGCCCTCCGGAGCTCCTCCAACAGCTCCTCTAACGCCTGGTCGGACGTCCCCCCCTCCGCcacagccgccgccgccgcctgccGGAGCTCGGCCGCCCCCTCCCTCGCCTTCCACCCCTTCTCCCCTCCCCCCATCACCTCTTTCACCCCCTTGGCCACCTCCTCCCTCCCTATAATTTCACCCGCTTCTGCGCCCACCAGCACGCCGGCGCCCAGGAGCTCCACCACGTGCTTCGCGTTCAGCCGCTGCTCGGCGATCATCGGCCACGCTAGaatcggcacccctgccgataAGCTCTCCAGCACCGAATTCCACCCACAGTGGCTGACGAACCCTCCGACCGCCACGTGTCCTAGTATCTCCCTCTGTGGGACCCAGCCTCGTACGATCTTCCCCCTCTCCTGCACGCAATCGGGCGGGGCCCAGGTCTCGGAGCGGACCACCCAGACGAAGCTGTGACCCGATTGGACGAGCCCGTGGGCCACCTCGTGGAGCTGCGTAACCGGCACGTGCACCTGGGTCCCGAACGAGACGAAGACCACCGAGCCCCGGTCCTTCCCGTCGAGCCATTTCAGACACTCGTGCGCGTCGGACTCGATATCGgcgaggagggagagagggcccACCAGACAGGCGCGGGCCCCGCCGAGATAGAACGACTCCAAGAGGCGAACGTAGTCGCCGTCAACGGCGGCGAAGCTGTTGACGACTATGCCCCAGCTGCTGACGTCCGAGTCGCCCAGCTCGTTGAGGTACTGAGTCACCGGGTCGTCCGGGTTGGCCGAGTTGCGGATCGTGTCGGGGACGTCGGTTAAGGTGAGGAGGAGCGAAGGGGGCGTGCCCGGGACGTGGAAGGGGAGGCGGTGGTCGCCGGAGGCGGCGGAGGTGGAGTGGGGTTGGTGCACCCAGAGGGACTTGCAGAGGGCCATGGAGAAGGTGGACATGCCGTGGAATACGAGGCGGGGGAGGCCGAAGCGGCGGCAGAGAGGGAGGGTCCAGCCGAGGAAGAAGTCGGAGATGAGGCAGAGGGGTGGACGAGCGGCTTCCCCGAGGAGGCGCACGAGAAGGTGGTGGAAGGGGCGGCGGAGGAGGCCGGTGGCGCGGAGGAAAGCAGGGTAGAGGTCCAGGGAGGGGAGGACATCGGTGGACTCAACACCCGGGGGGAGCGGGTGGAGgtgggggaaggggagggtgaGGATGGCTACAGCGGGGTGACGACAGGTGGGGAGGTGGCGGCGGATGAAGGGGGAGTTGGCCGGGGTGGTGACAAGTGTGACGCGGAGGCCACGGGCCGAGAGTGCGGCGGCGAGGTGGAGGAGCGGGATAGTATGGCCCTTGGCCATGAAAGGGAAGATGACGACGTGGTCTCTCTCTGTCTCCTGGGCCGCCATGCCAGCGGAGGTGGCGGAGGTGGCGGTGGGAGGCATGGCGGTGGTGTTGGGTTGTTTAGGCGGTGTGTGGTGGATGTTTGGGCCGGAGGATGAAGCCGTGGAGATATGACTGCAGGAGTGCGTGGTCCAAGATATAGAAATAATAGAATGGCAGTTACGTTCTAAACCGCCTCGATGCAGGGGATTACGtttttttaaactatttttaaaatataatatagcaGTATAAAAAATAACCAAATTTTTATACGCACATTACATAttcacaaaataaaataaaataaaataaattttcatcTCCAAATTCTCAACTAACCGATGAAGTAGAAGAAACGGAAAAAGATCGAACTGATCACCCAACCACTGCAGGAACGAACACGTAgcacagaaaaagaaaacaaaaacacaAGCCAAATCTCAGAAAAATCAATAATTCAAATAACAATCTAGCACAACAAAAGACTCATATTAATAACATACCAAATTAAAAAAACAGCAAAAATCGAATATAATAtatcttaaaaaataaataaatactaaaAAATGAAGATAAATGAAGATATAAACAAttgttaaatcaaatacaaactTGGACACGGATTTAATGCGAGAagatttgaatttaatactCAAATGTTGAAACGGCAGAGCTCCTCAGCCATAATGAAAAGATACAATGGAGACAAAAATTATATAACTTTTTTGGAGTTGAATTCAATACTTGATGGAGACGGGATGAAAATTTGGATGCCGAAAGGACAAGCTCCTCAAATTTCAATctaacaaattaaaataattattaatttccAATTCTAAACCAAACAATTGGATCAACCAATAATTTTCCACCATCAATACTAATACCTATATGGCGAATAGAAAACACAGAGGATATTGAAAGGGCATGGTTCCTCAAATTCCAAGCTAATCAATCAGAATGGAAAGACGTGGAGAGAAGATGCAATGCATTTAGAACTAAATTTGATGCATAACTTCTCAAATTCCAAGTCACATTTCAAATTACTAGCTAACCAATagaattaattaataatttctCATTATTAATACCAGCTTTGATAGTTCCATGTGATAGATGGAGCTCTTCATGAGCCAAGCTTCGGTTTTGCTGACCAAAAAGAATAATTAATAATTTTCGTCCTCATATCGATATCCACGTGGCAGATAGAGAATTTGCCTTAGGCGGATAAGCTTCCTTTTAGATATATATGATAGAAGTGGGATAAGACGCCATTGTGGGAGACGTTGAAGCTTGGGTGGTGACATCTTGGGTGGCGGAGAATCTATTGGGTGGTGGATTCATTCTTACCATTAAGGAGTTGACAAATTAAGCCGGCTTTGGCGCATTTAAATGAGTGTGTGATTTGGTGAGAATGGTAGGGTAGCAACCTATGAACTAATATTAAATCTACGTCAGTCTTCAACGCCCTAATTTATCATCTTACGAGCTCACAGTAAATATTTTACATCCAAAAATGCTAGGATGGATTATTACTTTTAATGATAAAAGCAGATAAGAATACATATTATTTAAAGTcttcaaaaaaaacaaaaattttaccaACAATGACCTCGTCAATATATATCAACTTCCAGTTCTATCCGCACTAGATTTGTATTTAAGGACAAACAGATGACATGCAAGTGCAGGCATGGACATCACAACTTGAAATTTATAGGGCTTTCAGggggggaaaaaagaagaaaaaaggcttATAGATCTCTCTTTCAAAGTCAACATGGTTTTATTgaagtttttttattattattacattCCAATATCTGTACTTATCAAACCATCTAATGGAGCCAATACTCTAGTATAGAATAACTGAGGGGAAAGCAGCTTGGCTCCATTTGTGGAAGGCTCACTTCATAAGTTAAAAGAAGGTGATCCGGCTTTCCATTCTATATGAGCATTATTTTATGATTATGTTAACATGAAGTACAGCTGCTGGTCGCTTTGAGATCAGAGCACACTGATGAATGATAAGAATTTAGAATGTTTTTAGAGCTGTGCGGTTGGTGATTCAAGAGGTGGATTCCCGCGAATGAAGGTGAAACCTTCTTTCGCGCCAAGATACAGCCCAGTCTATTTACGTCGGAaaagatcttcaccttctttcgCGCCCAGTCTATTTACGTCGGAAAAGATTGTCGTGTATCACAAGATGATGCCGGTGGGGCCTTGTGTCTCATCGGGAACGAACATAGACTCTTGACAAGGCGACACATTCGCTACCGACGCATTCAAGGCTCGAATGAAGGTGAAACCTTCTTTCGCGCCAAGATACAGCCCAGTCTATTTACGTCGGAAAAGATTGTCGTGAATCACAAGATGATGCCGGCGGGGCCTTGTGTCTCGTCGAGAACGAACATAGACTCTTGACAAGGCGACACCTTCGCTAGCGACGCATTCAAGGCTCCGTCACAAAAGTTCCTTCTTCATTCAAGATAACGGCGTGACTTTCGATGTCCACACTGAGATGCAGTTCCTCCCCAATAAAACGGGtgatcaaaaaaatattaaatacctTGACCATGGATCAGACCGACCTCGGAATAAATTAAGGTGAACAAACTTAAGCTCTAGTCGAGGAGCCATTAGCTGAGAAGTCGATTAACACGTGTCGACAATGACTACAGTCCTAGTAACGGGCTATCGTAACAGCAACCGGTCGTTGCGACAACTCTGTATTTGACACACGGTCAGTACTGTACGCTGCCTACGTAGATTGGCTCCCATGCCATGGTTGTACTACCAGTCGTTGCCTGACCATCATTGTACGTTACGTCAGCCTAGGTAAATGACAAAAGAGGCTTTTTTTATATAAAGGGGCAGCCTAGAGGACCTCAAGTATGACATTCATCCAGTCATAGAGGCCACCCTCTACTGAAGCTTTCTCCCTTTCACTATTGCCTCTCTATCCTAACTTAAGCATTGGAGGTCCTCCACCGAAAACTCTTCGGCAAGTAGACTTCTTGCAGGCCATCCCGAAGAAGACCGGCGTCGGACAACTCGACCAGCCTGCTCAGATCGACTCCAACCGACCTCAGGGTCATCTAAGCCGCATTCCGACCTCAGTTTGGGACTCAGCGGCAACACTGGTGGCTACAGCTGTTTGGTCCCACGCCTATATAATGACGACCGAAGGATCCCAAAAAAGGGGCTCTTGTAGCCAAGAACTCTCATAGTTAGCAGGCCTACGAGGTGAAGTCCAAGACTGAGGTGAAATCTAAGACTAAGGCAAAACCCAAAGTCGAGGTGAAAATCAAGGCCAAAGAGAAGTTCCAAACCGAGGTGAAAAGGCTGACCAGAGGACTCCGACTAGAAGAAGATAATACTCCatattaatctttttcttcatattttttattttctattgctATTCTAAAGCtctctctgacttaggcatcagagGGCCCAGCACCGAAGGCTTGGCGCGCCACTCAACCTCTTCAAGTCATAAATAGCCCAAGTAGGAGACCACCCCCTGCGCCAAAGGCTTGGTGCACCACTCAACCTTTCAGATCGTAAATAGCCCAAGTAGGAGATCGCACCCCCCTCCCCCCACGTCGGAGGTTTGGTATGCCAATCGACCTCTCAGATCGTAAACGACCCAAGTAGGAGACCGACCCCTACATCGAGGGCTTGGCGTATCTACCAACCTTCCCGGGTCGAGAATGACTCGAGCGAAAGACCGAGCTCACTTAGAATTTCTTGGGAGCCGAACTCCGAGAACATTGACAGAGGAGCCCAAGACAGGCCGAAGCCCTCCAAGGGGAAGAGCTCGGTGCGATGACCCAAGCTTAGATCGAGAAGTGGTCAAATACAAGTAAAGCTAAAGCCATATACTTTgggaattttttttactttcattatctttcaatatatatatattgagcaCGGCAGAGCTCGAACGAAAGAAGCTACACAAAAGGTCAAAACTAGGGGCGAAGACCTAAACCCAAGCAAAAGTAAATAGGAAGGATGAAAACCGAAGTCAGgtactttaaattttttttatttttattgtctTTCTGCATAGATATTGATCTTAGTAGAAATCGAGCAAAAATAGCTACGACAAAAGGTCGAAGCTTGGGATGACGACCTAGACTcaaataaaaaacaaacaacAAGGATAAAAACTGAAGCCAGATACTTGGAAAATGTTTTGTTTTCATTAAGTTGTGAACTTTTACACTGGCCTCCACAAAGGTCGGGCAAAACAAAAAGTACATTGAGCTCGATTTACCCAAGCGAAAATAAAAAGGACTTCATTCTTCGTTGTCGTCTCCATGGCCACCTTCGTCACCGACCCATTCAAGGCTCCCTGACAAAAGCTCCACCCTTAATTGAGATGACGATATAACTTTTGTCGCCCGAACTGGAATGCAGTTCGACCTCAAAAGTGGGGGGCAAATGATGGAAGAAATATTAAACATCTCAATCTTGGGCCAGACCTACCCTTTGTACCTCAGACGTAAGCTGATGAGAACAACTTCAGCCCCCGTCGAATAGCCGACCAACCAAAGTGAGCTACCTTGGCCCTGATCGAGGAGCCGATCAGCCAAGGAATCATTAGTCGAGGAGAACAACCTCGGCCCCCAGCGAACAGCCGACCAATCGAAGTGAGCTACCTCAGCCTTGATCGAAGAGCCGATCAGCTGAGGAGCCATCAATCGAGGAGAACATTCAACGCGTGTTGACAAGAATTGATAATATTAACAATCGA
It encodes the following:
- the LOC103710469 gene encoding UDP-glycosyltransferase 73B4-like, which codes for MPPTATSATSAGMAAQETERDHVVIFPFMAKGHTIPLLHLAAALSARGLRVTLVTTPANSPFIRRHLPTCRHPAVAILTLPFPHLHPLPPGVESTDVLPSLDLYPAFLRATGLLRRPFHHLLVRLLGEAARPPLCLISDFFLGWTLPLCRRFGLPRLVFHGMSTFSMALCKSLWVHQPHSTSAASGDHRLPFHVPGTPPSLLLTLTDVPDTIRNSANPDDPVTQYLNELGDSDVSSWGIVVNSFAAVDGDYVRLLESFYLGGARACLVGPLSLLADIESDAHECLKWLDGKDRGSVVFVSFGTQVHVPVTQLHEVAHGLVQSGHSFVWVVRSETWAPPDCVQERGKIVRGWVPQREILGHVAVGGFVSHCGWNSVLESLSAGVPILAWPMIAEQRLNAKHVVELLGAGVLVGAEAGEIIGREEVAKGVKEVMGGGEKGWKAREGAAELRQAAAAAVAEGGTSDQALEELLEELRRANSNVIREFCKEEDQAVVAEEATHADLQQDGIQIS